One Pyxicephalus adspersus chromosome 3, UCB_Pads_2.0, whole genome shotgun sequence genomic window carries:
- the LOC140327366 gene encoding uromodulin-like (The sequence of the model RefSeq protein was modified relative to this genomic sequence to represent the inferred CDS: added 51 bases not found in genome assembly) → MQALSVTILLLLSPTISNSINLQGEPLDSNRAQALSSCYALGGACSELLCSSNGFELTLKVKKLKEMNVDIAGIHLKDTSCTGFSYNDDSVYIKWALGRDICGTKLTVSSTHAIYENNVYLPPDPAGIIYREIVILNVSCSYPLNLNASLNEILFPEISTTYINIANSGQFKVKMAVYKDNTYTTAYTDPVVHLPTNSILYVGVNLSNGDNSTAVKDFKLLMINCYSTPTNNIYNSVKYNIITNRCPNPKDSTIQVLENGISSQGKFYIQMFKFIGSYDYVYLHCEVHLCRNTCVPTCSGSRSSGDIPQTQGTLTVGPILVPGTVYILCYSHSLFLQTFL, encoded by the exons ATGCAGGCATTGTCAGTGACTATTTTGCTGCTTCTATCACCCACCATCTCAAATTCAATTAATTTACAAGGAG GTGGTGCGTGTTCTGAATTACTGTGCTCATCTAATGGCTTTGAATTGACCCTAAAAGTAAAGAAACTGAAAGAGATGAATGTGGATATAGCAGGCATCCATCTGAAGGATACAAGCTGTACGGGATTCTCCTACAATGATGACTCCGTATACATAAAATGGGCACTGGGAAGAGACATTTGTGGGACCAAACTAACG GTGAGCAGTACACATGCAATATATGAGAATAATGTTTATCTGCCCCCGGATCCGGCTGGAATCATCTACAGAGAAATTGTTATCCTAAACGTCAGTTGCTCGTACCCATTAAATCTGAATGCATCTCTTAACGAAATTTTGTTTCCTGAGATAAG CACAACCTATATAAACATTGCAAACAGTGGACAGTTTAAAGTGAAGATGGCCGTCTACAAAGACAACACCTATACAACCGCGTACACCGATCCTGTAGTCCACTTACCAACTAACTCTATTTTATATGTTGGTGTTAATCTCTCTAATGGGGACAATTCTACTGCTGTTAAAGACTTCAAGCTTCTGATGATAAATTGTTACAGCACTccaacaaataacatttataacTCTGTAAAGTATAACATCATAACTAATAG atgcCCCAACCCTAAAGACTCAACCATACAAGTTTTAGAAAATGGGATTTCCAGCCAAGGGAAATTCTATATTCAGATGTTTAAGTTTATTGGAAGTTATGattatgtttatttgcattgtgaaGTTCACCTTTGCCGCAATACGTGCGTTCCT ACATGTTCTGGCAGCAGATCCAGCGGGGACATTCCACAGACCCAGGGAACGCTGACTGTTGGGCCCATTCTAGTGCCTGGTACAGTATACATTCTATGTTATAGTCACAGCTTGTTTCTTCAAACATTTCTATGA